A single genomic interval of Stieleria maiorica harbors:
- a CDS encoding FG-GAP-like repeat-containing protein, producing the protein MLTASIESDNDGVQFGEFRIGQLDAFATIEVVGGPAKLDAWIDFNRDGSLSGQGEQIADSVDVNNGLNLIQFDVPPNAVAGEVQARFRISTLGDLGVSGPAPDGEVEDYLVQISPNVLSSGVFSSIKDVTLEADSARNVFAADIDSDGDMDLVGASDLDDAFAWYENNGEEEFVRHVISSVSDGAWDSLAIDLDGDGDVDILGASREDDTVAWFENDGNEQFSRRVISDSVDNVLTITTADMDGDGDLDVIAGGREANTIYLYTNDGQQSFAESVVSSSANGVETVEVADLDGDGDLDVLASLVFANALVWLENDGDLGFTLRTIDSNTAGASFITAADLDGDGDLDVIGTGTYDDKLQWFENQANGTFAARQIDSGTGPLTTSVPFDVDGDGDIDIAVSSPREGGIAWYRNDGSQQFSRMEISKDASFVWHIDATDLDGDGDLDLISSSLQDDRVAWFENLNFDFGNAGSPYPTLLADDGPRHVPIGPRLGQRRDDEVDAIQAFGQDNDGVTVPVSLLTFEMEDSGSSLLVDSSEPGFVDAWIDFDGDGRFSAESEKIARRFPVSAGKNVVGISIPSGLPSGDATLRIRISSDGDLGPNGVAADGEVEDHAIRISDLPNLAVRSNAGLESPDLHFEGNSLVVRLDDAVLFRGPSGSLASFAIEPFDPNFQLGIDLPTFSEVVGLLDRIGQHPLRSIQLTGGSGSIALNEMLKSEILQPAKLDLGEFNAISLHIQGSDFDASSGETVIEVSGESDDSLVFGDPSNWQFEAELQNGVLSRNVRMANGNGVIVLQQDWKAWQNPLRSSDVTDDGEISPLDALLIINTIARSAYVNTGTNQLVSPTTLVDWPGIYVDQNGDGLISPLDALRVINEIARIEYDTFSMVDFLRSPSGLSERTSVEPEHEVRITQESIGQTSQEAGEAAGQTWLSLVDEAYAAESTSHDDGGESLQNWLGGEDLKQILSSDH; encoded by the coding sequence ATGCTCACCGCGAGTATTGAGAGTGACAATGACGGCGTGCAATTTGGCGAATTCCGGATCGGGCAACTCGATGCATTTGCAACGATTGAAGTCGTAGGCGGACCTGCAAAGCTCGACGCGTGGATCGATTTCAATCGCGATGGCAGTCTGTCGGGGCAAGGAGAGCAGATTGCAGATTCCGTTGACGTGAATAACGGATTGAACCTGATCCAGTTTGACGTTCCGCCAAACGCTGTAGCTGGTGAGGTTCAGGCAAGGTTCAGGATAAGCACGCTCGGCGATCTTGGGGTTTCCGGTCCAGCTCCCGATGGCGAAGTCGAGGACTACCTTGTCCAGATTTCTCCTAACGTGTTGTCAAGCGGCGTCTTTTCGTCGATCAAGGATGTCACGCTGGAAGCTGATAGCGCCCGTAATGTGTTCGCTGCTGATATCGACTCCGACGGCGACATGGATCTGGTTGGTGCGAGCGACTTGGATGACGCCTTCGCTTGGTACGAAAACAACGGCGAAGAGGAATTCGTACGGCACGTGATTTCATCGGTTTCAGATGGAGCATGGGATTCGCTGGCCATTGATCTCGATGGCGATGGAGATGTCGACATCCTTGGTGCATCCCGAGAGGACGACACCGTTGCGTGGTTTGAAAATGACGGCAACGAACAGTTCTCTCGGCGTGTCATTTCTGATTCGGTTGACAACGTATTGACGATCACGACAGCCGACATGGACGGTGACGGCGATCTCGATGTGATTGCGGGTGGTCGCGAAGCGAATACCATCTACTTGTACACAAATGACGGGCAGCAGAGCTTCGCTGAGTCCGTCGTTTCATCTTCGGCAAATGGTGTGGAAACCGTAGAGGTCGCCGATCTTGACGGGGATGGCGACCTGGACGTTCTGGCGTCGTTGGTTTTTGCCAATGCACTCGTTTGGCTAGAAAACGATGGGGACCTTGGTTTTACCCTGAGGACGATCGACTCGAACACTGCCGGTGCGAGCTTCATCACCGCGGCTGATCTCGATGGGGACGGCGATTTGGACGTGATCGGCACCGGCACTTATGATGACAAACTCCAATGGTTCGAGAACCAAGCAAACGGGACATTCGCCGCGCGTCAAATTGACAGTGGTACCGGTCCTCTCACAACGAGTGTTCCATTTGATGTTGACGGAGATGGGGACATCGACATCGCGGTTTCATCCCCGCGAGAAGGTGGAATCGCTTGGTACCGAAACGACGGAAGTCAACAGTTTTCCCGAATGGAGATCAGCAAAGACGCAAGCTTCGTTTGGCACATTGATGCGACGGACCTGGATGGCGATGGCGATCTCGATCTGATCTCAAGCTCGCTGCAGGATGATCGAGTCGCTTGGTTCGAGAATCTGAATTTTGATTTTGGCAATGCGGGCTCTCCGTATCCCACGTTGTTGGCCGACGACGGTCCGCGTCATGTGCCCATAGGACCGAGGCTCGGACAGCGAAGAGACGATGAAGTTGATGCAATCCAGGCTTTCGGACAAGATAACGATGGCGTGACGGTACCGGTATCGCTTTTAACATTTGAAATGGAAGACTCTGGCAGCAGCCTGCTGGTGGATTCGTCGGAACCGGGTTTTGTCGATGCCTGGATTGATTTCGACGGGGACGGAAGGTTTAGTGCTGAGTCAGAGAAAATCGCAAGACGATTTCCCGTCAGTGCTGGTAAGAATGTGGTTGGCATTTCCATTCCATCCGGCTTGCCCTCCGGCGATGCGACTCTGAGGATTCGCATCAGCAGCGACGGTGACCTCGGTCCCAACGGTGTCGCGGCTGACGGTGAAGTCGAGGACCACGCTATACGGATATCAGACCTGCCCAACCTTGCTGTTCGGTCCAACGCCGGATTGGAGTCACCGGACCTGCATTTTGAGGGGAATAGTCTGGTTGTTCGGCTTGATGACGCGGTGCTTTTCCGTGGGCCGTCAGGCTCACTTGCGAGCTTCGCTATCGAGCCATTTGATCCGAACTTCCAGCTGGGGATTGACCTGCCGACATTTAGTGAGGTCGTTGGGCTGCTGGATCGGATCGGCCAGCACCCGCTGCGATCGATTCAGCTCACTGGGGGCAGTGGTAGCATCGCACTGAATGAGATGCTCAAAAGTGAAATCCTCCAGCCAGCCAAACTCGATCTCGGCGAGTTCAACGCGATTTCGCTTCATATTCAAGGTTCGGATTTTGATGCAAGCTCGGGCGAGACTGTCATTGAGGTCAGTGGAGAGTCAGACGACTCACTTGTTTTTGGTGATCCGAGCAATTGGCAGTTCGAGGCGGAACTCCAGAACGGTGTATTGTCACGAAACGTTCGCATGGCAAATGGAAACGGCGTAATCGTCCTGCAGCAAGACTGGAAGGCTTGGCAGAATCCGCTACGGTCCAGCGATGTGACTGACGATGGAGAAATTTCGCCACTAGATGCATTGTTGATCATCAATACGATCGCTCGGAGTGCCTATGTGAACACGGGCACGAATCAGTTGGTATCTCCTACTACGCTGGTTGATTGGCCCGGTATCTATGTCGACCAAAACGGCGACGGCTTGATCTCGCCACTTGACGCGTTGAGAGTGATCAACGAGATCGCTCGGATCGAGTACGACACCTTCTCGATGGTCGACTTCCTTCGTTCGCCAAGTGGTTTGAGCGAACGTACCTCTGTCGAGCCAGAGCATGAAGTACGGATAACGCAAGAGTCTATAGGCCAAACGAGTCAGGAAGCGGGGGAAGCTGCAGGGCAGACCTGGCTCTCACTCGTTGACGAAGCCTACGCCGCCGAAAGTACTTCACATGACGATGGCGGAGAAAGCCTGCAGAATTGGCTAGGCGGCGAAGACCTCAAGCAGATTCTCTCCAGCGATCATTAG
- a CDS encoding Shedu anti-phage system protein SduA domain-containing protein, whose protein sequence is MNSIDGRKSNVLRSRKGSSVYSEATLWKIYHQSGREDIKLKIGRFKKRPHADAKPEPESAQPKSVLTLENDEFLALIDFLRTEYEPFRQGVKAFIPLEEPFSDDNAKQMGKFFAIPDKDELVDFIVSNELITADLDAALNHRRRLDAIGQFKRMLDEDLNERDHWQRWFEENSWVLGSDFVRVLDDRRIDVGNVADYLMLGFDGFLDIIEIKRPDGSLQFWNAKRDHGNYVPSQELVKAITQVARYNFECEQQADSAKFTKRMKGVRTVKPRSTLIFGRSAGWDDDKNEAFRLLNSQYHNLTILTYDHVLARAERIVMASSEQGEPQGEESKTNKDRPLDEDDQPPF, encoded by the coding sequence GTGAATAGTATTGACGGCCGAAAGTCAAATGTGCTGAGGTCAAGGAAAGGAAGCTCTGTTTATTCGGAGGCAACACTTTGGAAGATTTACCATCAAAGCGGTCGCGAGGACATCAAACTAAAGATTGGAAGGTTCAAAAAGCGACCACACGCTGACGCCAAACCAGAGCCGGAGAGCGCGCAGCCAAAAAGTGTCTTGACCCTCGAAAACGATGAATTCCTGGCGCTTATCGACTTCCTGCGGACCGAATACGAGCCGTTCCGCCAAGGAGTTAAGGCATTTATTCCATTGGAGGAGCCCTTCTCCGACGACAACGCGAAGCAGATGGGCAAGTTCTTTGCCATTCCCGACAAAGACGAACTGGTTGACTTCATCGTATCGAACGAATTGATTACCGCTGACCTCGATGCTGCCTTGAATCACCGGAGACGCTTAGATGCAATTGGGCAATTCAAACGGATGCTAGATGAAGATCTCAATGAGCGAGATCACTGGCAACGCTGGTTCGAAGAAAATAGTTGGGTACTTGGAAGCGATTTCGTCAGAGTCCTCGATGATCGCAGGATCGATGTTGGAAACGTTGCGGACTACCTCATGCTAGGTTTTGACGGTTTTCTGGACATTATCGAGATCAAACGTCCGGACGGCTCACTCCAATTTTGGAACGCAAAACGTGATCACGGTAACTATGTCCCTTCGCAGGAACTCGTGAAGGCGATAACTCAGGTTGCTCGCTACAATTTCGAATGCGAACAACAAGCGGACAGCGCCAAGTTCACGAAACGGATGAAAGGTGTTCGAACGGTAAAGCCAAGGTCCACACTGATTTTTGGGCGGTCCGCTGGTTGGGACGATGACAAGAATGAAGCCTTCCGGCTTCTTAACTCTCAGTATCACAATCTAACGATATTGACGTACGATCATGTGCTGGCCCGCGCCGAACGAATTGTGATGGCAAGTTCAGAGCAAGGCGAACCGCAAGGGGAAGAAAGCAAAACCAACAAGGACAGGCCACTTGACGAGGATGATCAACCGCCGTTCTAA
- a CDS encoding molybdopterin converting factor yields the protein MKVLLINNDGAGFADYVDVQDNTSVQDLFNQRIGAARESNYLIRVNRLPVPRDQILQEGDRISITPTKIEGAS from the coding sequence ATGAAAGTCCTACTGATCAACAACGACGGTGCCGGTTTCGCCGACTACGTCGACGTGCAAGACAACACTTCCGTCCAAGACCTGTTCAACCAACGCATCGGAGCTGCCCGGGAATCGAATTATCTGATTCGGGTCAACCGTCTGCCGGTGCCCCGCGATCAAATTCTGCAGGAAGGCGACCGCATCTCGATCACACCGACCAAGATCGAGGGAGCGTCGTGA
- a CDS encoding M60 family metallopeptidase: protein MKPTTIRAWRKVALEQLETRIALASDSGLGIYYERYDDIPGASVADLVAAEAFPDSPDATAVLDQFEAPENVGDFYGFRMRALLHPPKTGHYTFWIASGDGSELRLSTSDSEQDSALIASVPGWTLPREWDKYAEQQSASVFLAAGQEYYIEARVKEWYGGDYGAVAWSGPIVGAPTIISGGYLSPVGAAIPQPTDVLVDDIATTASGQAVDFNVLLNDVDHSGGGDSRTIILGSAENGQVTVVDHGTVRYSPNAGFAGIDSFSYTVTKDSAVIGQATATVYVNAILEESAVRAKLLDGVKSLVDAVQPGEMVVFGPTALSVANYPGKGLDSPMIAASTLGQGRVVAVSDHQWLLMGQYGNDPSMRAFYKNGLSWLAQSEAKEISIVVYAEDPNRQAVVDETLEWLESEGYSNVTTANNAALADALQTADLFLTNWMGRTVPPEVVSTLVQFASNGGGLFLGDYGVGYDWWWNKETTEIPGNQILRAAGIGYVKDSPNSGAQAVSPAVGRFTKDDLAGVLSGERATVDPEAIREVFRKVNEVLPESDTLQKTLDRLAMELVMSVSPTPSSPVTDSIDKMLLAREMELLLQLPAEEMPAHRTAASVYGEIQAGAPRLTEQTVSLPTNKSGWVATGFYAAPGETVEIDFPVQLVNKGFSVIIGSHTDSLDKYASTRAGQWRRVPFGTSIRREIDQPRMKLAAPMGGSIFVDFIGNGWGEPLNIGNVEITVHGALRTPSFTLGDTTDEEWINDVRNQPGLYAEFNSEHLAFSVPASWVRDLANPTELMMYWDEVVSYMDWLAGYDDLRTGPERINLDVQISIGLLHAGYPIQGPTGYGDSIVDLEHLRSVGDWGWFHELGHEMQWPDSFRWKNPYTFDGDSEVTVNIFANAALEKMASDFENAEWGWSAIEESVMSEAVEQTHAGTPASFDEKANPYPFYYQLADGPWGWEGVASVLRTYVDDFVSDPRELPNSNQERKDEWLIRFSESVGYDLTSYMVDHWGLEVTPAAIEIVSDMNLPGWLPITAGRDRYLRFEHSSAEIPVDQIARTLDGDYTVVSYSQPTSGSVKEDGNGNFRYVPDPTSASKESFSVNLQSSAGNIVSLPIDISVAHGRGVLMERYGEISGLLVDDLLSSNRYPAYPSSSEVVPSFQSPAISKDRYGLRMRAYLTPPTTGAYTLWIASDDQGELHLSSSSAPNDARVVAYTPSAVTAGEWERYDEQQSPAIELEAGRRYYIEALMKEQHGRDFLQIAWTPPGETTPAIIREEYLTPFGIVENEKPEAVDDVAVVDWNSSIVVAPLQNDRDLDESDSLEIISIDQPASGNLEQLESGEFRYTPASNQSGSEILSYTISDGEGGYDTSTLRFEVVAPSALGQVSLLSEPLVGSAVHINSVFVESTTPAQLDGWIDFDRNGVFDHPAEHIGQGQSFTLESGVNLLPFKSPRMENGVSDVRAKFVLSVMGDVKPSSSMGESVFREFYVPAEDSVPPDLSLQLSIPTTVRSSQSWKVADHGNSLRIFGTDNAVFEITEPAAELDLDLRGAIPAVFVGKWGASEPIILDDSTSHSLVSPSGRITLRNDTPWTNPVLAFDVNRDGVVTPIDALGVINFIASHPDTTQLSPPTTLRGFAYVDVSADQTATPLDALRVINHIARTSTTTQQSDWSSLVTGVSQIVWSGAAGPLIDTADNWVAIASGDEDSSPLSVVAAARDYGAGKIVALGHEGLFGAYTMLDNAQFLRNTFRYLGADQNKTVGFSTGHSEWLNSVDHFSAIQDDLTGEGFVFEPVHGALTSQSLASVSTLVVGNAWSEFAPEEIEAIRSFVESGGSLFLGGLGWSWNSYHPDQTMDDYPMIDIAAPFQLRWHAESISDPTDQHLGHVVFHTFYPEASFTQ from the coding sequence ATGAAGCCAACCACGATTCGTGCATGGCGAAAGGTTGCACTTGAACAACTTGAGACTCGCATCGCGCTTGCTTCAGATTCTGGATTGGGGATTTACTACGAACGCTACGACGACATTCCCGGAGCATCGGTCGCGGATCTCGTCGCAGCAGAGGCGTTTCCCGACTCTCCGGACGCTACGGCGGTTCTTGACCAGTTCGAGGCACCCGAAAACGTCGGAGACTTCTATGGCTTTCGCATGCGAGCACTCTTGCATCCCCCGAAGACCGGTCACTACACCTTTTGGATAGCGTCTGGTGATGGCAGTGAACTGCGTTTGAGCACAAGTGACAGCGAGCAAGACTCCGCTTTAATCGCGAGTGTTCCTGGATGGACACTGCCCCGAGAATGGGACAAATACGCTGAACAGCAGAGCGCGTCTGTGTTTCTAGCCGCAGGCCAAGAGTATTACATTGAAGCTAGGGTGAAAGAATGGTACGGGGGAGACTACGGTGCGGTAGCTTGGTCGGGACCGATCGTCGGCGCTCCCACAATCATAAGTGGCGGCTACCTATCGCCAGTGGGCGCTGCGATACCCCAGCCAACTGACGTGTTGGTCGATGACATCGCCACGACTGCGTCTGGACAAGCCGTCGACTTCAATGTCCTGCTCAACGATGTTGACCATTCTGGTGGCGGCGACTCGCGAACGATCATTTTGGGTTCCGCCGAAAACGGACAGGTTACAGTTGTTGACCACGGAACCGTGCGATATTCGCCAAACGCGGGCTTCGCCGGAATTGACTCATTCAGCTACACGGTCACCAAGGACTCCGCAGTCATAGGGCAAGCGACCGCAACGGTTTATGTCAATGCGATTCTGGAAGAGTCCGCGGTGCGAGCGAAACTGCTCGATGGGGTGAAAAGTCTCGTTGACGCCGTGCAACCGGGAGAAATGGTTGTCTTCGGCCCCACTGCTCTGAGCGTCGCGAATTACCCGGGAAAAGGCTTGGACAGCCCCATGATTGCCGCATCCACACTCGGCCAAGGTCGCGTCGTTGCGGTTTCCGACCATCAGTGGCTGTTAATGGGGCAGTACGGAAACGACCCTAGCATGAGGGCCTTCTATAAAAATGGACTCAGCTGGCTTGCCCAATCAGAGGCTAAAGAAATCTCGATAGTCGTTTACGCTGAAGATCCGAACCGCCAGGCTGTGGTCGATGAAACGCTCGAATGGCTGGAATCGGAGGGATACTCGAATGTCACTACAGCTAACAACGCAGCGTTAGCTGATGCACTTCAAACTGCGGACTTATTCTTGACCAACTGGATGGGCCGGACGGTTCCGCCGGAGGTCGTTTCAACGCTCGTGCAGTTCGCATCAAATGGTGGAGGTCTGTTTCTCGGCGATTACGGTGTTGGGTACGATTGGTGGTGGAACAAAGAGACGACCGAGATCCCTGGCAACCAAATTCTTCGTGCGGCAGGAATTGGCTACGTAAAGGATTCCCCCAACTCAGGTGCACAGGCCGTATCGCCGGCGGTCGGACGGTTTACCAAAGATGATCTCGCAGGAGTTCTTTCCGGCGAACGTGCAACTGTCGATCCGGAAGCCATTCGGGAAGTTTTTCGAAAGGTAAATGAAGTCCTCCCTGAATCTGACACGCTGCAAAAGACGCTCGACCGGTTGGCCATGGAGCTGGTAATGTCGGTTTCGCCGACGCCCTCGTCTCCGGTGACCGACAGCATTGACAAGATGCTTCTCGCTCGCGAAATGGAACTGTTGTTGCAGTTGCCTGCGGAGGAAATGCCAGCACACCGCACCGCGGCATCTGTCTATGGAGAAATTCAAGCTGGTGCACCTCGCCTGACTGAACAAACCGTTTCTCTGCCGACGAATAAGTCGGGGTGGGTCGCGACGGGGTTCTACGCCGCCCCTGGCGAAACCGTCGAGATAGACTTCCCGGTGCAATTGGTCAACAAAGGATTCAGCGTCATCATTGGAAGCCATACCGACTCGCTTGACAAATATGCAAGCACTCGCGCCGGCCAGTGGAGGCGAGTCCCGTTCGGAACGTCAATTCGTAGAGAAATCGATCAACCGCGAATGAAATTGGCAGCCCCGATGGGCGGATCGATTTTTGTCGACTTTATAGGGAATGGGTGGGGAGAGCCGCTGAACATCGGAAATGTCGAGATCACCGTGCATGGGGCATTGCGCACGCCAAGCTTCACCCTTGGCGACACAACTGACGAAGAATGGATCAATGACGTACGCAACCAACCGGGGCTTTATGCGGAATTCAACTCCGAGCATCTGGCTTTTTCGGTGCCGGCGTCATGGGTGCGGGATCTCGCAAATCCAACTGAATTGATGATGTATTGGGACGAAGTGGTGTCCTACATGGATTGGCTCGCTGGATATGATGACCTGCGTACGGGCCCTGAGAGAATCAACCTGGATGTCCAAATAAGCATCGGCCTACTCCATGCCGGCTACCCGATTCAGGGGCCAACCGGGTACGGTGACAGCATCGTCGATCTCGAGCATTTGCGATCAGTCGGGGACTGGGGATGGTTTCATGAATTGGGCCACGAGATGCAGTGGCCCGATAGTTTTCGCTGGAAGAATCCCTATACCTTCGATGGGGATTCTGAGGTTACGGTGAACATCTTCGCAAACGCAGCATTGGAGAAGATGGCGTCCGATTTTGAGAACGCGGAGTGGGGATGGTCCGCGATTGAGGAATCGGTAATGTCGGAGGCCGTTGAGCAAACGCACGCTGGAACTCCCGCGAGCTTTGATGAAAAAGCAAATCCCTATCCGTTCTATTACCAGCTGGCTGACGGTCCTTGGGGCTGGGAAGGCGTCGCATCGGTCTTGAGAACCTACGTCGACGATTTCGTCTCCGATCCTAGGGAATTGCCGAATTCAAATCAGGAGCGAAAAGACGAATGGTTGATCCGATTTTCGGAGTCTGTTGGCTATGACCTGACCAGCTACATGGTCGATCACTGGGGGCTCGAAGTGACACCGGCTGCCATCGAAATCGTCAGCGACATGAATTTACCTGGATGGCTTCCGATCACTGCTGGGCGAGATCGCTATCTGCGATTCGAGCATTCTTCCGCCGAGATTCCCGTCGATCAAATTGCTCGCACCCTCGACGGTGACTATACGGTCGTATCCTATTCACAACCTACGAGTGGAAGCGTGAAAGAGGATGGCAACGGAAACTTTAGATATGTGCCGGATCCAACGTCGGCGTCAAAAGAGTCCTTTTCCGTCAACTTGCAATCTTCGGCGGGCAACATCGTCAGTCTGCCGATCGATATTTCGGTTGCGCACGGGCGAGGCGTGCTGATGGAACGCTATGGCGAGATCAGTGGATTGTTGGTGGATGATCTGCTGAGTAGCAACCGGTACCCCGCGTACCCTTCAAGTTCAGAAGTTGTGCCGAGTTTCCAATCGCCTGCAATCAGCAAGGATCGATACGGCCTTAGGATGCGAGCTTACTTGACGCCGCCGACCACCGGAGCGTACACGTTGTGGATAGCGTCGGACGATCAAGGTGAATTGCATCTAAGCAGCTCATCTGCTCCGAACGATGCCCGAGTGGTCGCCTATACCCCATCTGCAGTAACGGCAGGCGAGTGGGAACGCTACGATGAGCAGCAGTCTCCCGCGATAGAGCTTGAAGCCGGCAGGAGGTACTACATTGAGGCCCTGATGAAAGAGCAGCACGGAAGAGATTTTCTGCAAATCGCATGGACGCCTCCAGGTGAAACGACACCTGCTATTATCCGCGAAGAATATCTGACACCGTTTGGAATCGTTGAAAACGAGAAGCCCGAAGCAGTGGACGACGTCGCCGTTGTTGATTGGAATTCCTCGATCGTCGTGGCGCCTCTGCAGAACGATCGCGATCTCGATGAATCCGACTCGCTAGAAATCATCTCAATCGATCAACCTGCCAGCGGAAACCTCGAACAGTTGGAGAGCGGGGAGTTTCGCTACACGCCCGCCTCCAATCAGTCGGGATCGGAGATCTTATCCTACACGATTAGCGATGGCGAAGGCGGGTACGATACCTCGACGTTACGTTTTGAGGTCGTCGCGCCGTCCGCATTGGGCCAGGTAAGCCTGTTATCTGAGCCGCTTGTCGGCTCTGCGGTGCATATCAACAGTGTCTTTGTTGAATCAACGACGCCCGCGCAACTTGACGGATGGATCGACTTCGATCGAAACGGCGTGTTTGATCATCCTGCCGAGCACATCGGGCAAGGTCAAAGCTTCACGCTCGAGAGCGGAGTCAACTTGCTACCGTTTAAGTCTCCAAGGATGGAAAACGGCGTTTCCGACGTGCGAGCAAAATTTGTTCTCAGCGTCATGGGCGACGTGAAGCCGAGTTCGTCGATGGGGGAGAGCGTTTTTCGAGAGTTCTATGTGCCGGCGGAGGATTCCGTTCCGCCCGATTTGTCACTGCAACTATCGATCCCGACGACCGTGAGAAGCAGCCAGAGCTGGAAAGTAGCTGATCATGGGAACTCGCTACGGATATTTGGGACCGACAACGCCGTATTTGAAATCACCGAACCTGCTGCTGAACTTGACTTAGATCTTCGGGGGGCAATTCCTGCCGTGTTCGTTGGCAAATGGGGCGCAAGCGAACCGATCATCCTTGACGACTCGACGAGCCACTCTCTGGTATCGCCATCTGGACGAATCACTCTGCGTAATGACACGCCCTGGACAAACCCAGTGCTGGCCTTTGACGTTAATCGAGATGGAGTCGTTACGCCAATCGATGCTTTGGGCGTTATCAATTTTATTGCAAGTCACCCGGACACCACGCAGCTTTCACCGCCCACGACGTTAAGGGGCTTTGCCTACGTTGATGTTTCCGCTGACCAGACTGCGACGCCGTTAGATGCGTTGCGAGTCATCAACCATATCGCAAGAACTTCGACCACTACTCAACAGTCGGACTGGAGCTCGCTCGTCACAGGCGTCAGCCAAATCGTCTGGTCGGGCGCTGCGGGCCCCTTGATCGATACCGCCGATAATTGGGTCGCGATTGCTTCCGGCGATGAGGACAGCTCCCCATTATCTGTCGTTGCCGCAGCGAGAGACTACGGGGCGGGAAAGATTGTTGCGTTGGGTCACGAGGGGCTGTTTGGTGCGTACACGATGCTCGACAACGCTCAATTCCTGAGGAACACATTCCGCTACCTCGGTGCCGACCAAAACAAGACCGTTGGATTTTCTACCGGTCATTCCGAATGGCTGAATTCGGTGGACCATTTTTCCGCGATTCAGGATGACTTGACGGGTGAAGGATTCGTCTTCGAGCCGGTCCACGGAGCACTGACGTCGCAGAGCTTGGCGAGCGTTTCCACGCTTGTGGTCGGGAATGCGTGGAGCGAGTTTGCACCGGAAGAAATAGAAGCAATCCGCAGTTTTGTCGAATCAGGCGGTTCACTCTTTTTGGGCGGTCTTGGGTGGTCGTGGAATTCTTATCACCCCGATCAGACAATGGATGACTACCCAATGATCGATATCGCAGCTCCTTTTCAATTGCGATGGCACGCGGAGAGCATCAGTGACCCGACCGACCAGCATCTCGGCCATGTGGTCTTTCACACCTTTTATCCCGAAGCGAGTTTCACGCAATGA
- a CDS encoding ThiF family adenylyltransferase gives MSGPADRFTRQSGLVPRERLAGRRVTVIGVGAVGRQVAMQLASIGVPRLQLIDFDQIELTNVTTQGYRHDQIGQPKVGATACDLRLVDLSIDVTVVKDRFRPRQDRGEIVISCVDSISSRAAIWRCVKSRCDLWIDGRMRGEVVRVLASDDPKHDEHYETTLFAAAEAHTGSCTTASTVYAASLAASLMVHQLARWLRGITVERDLSVNLLASEMMPT, from the coding sequence ATGAGCGGGCCGGCAGATCGCTTTACGCGGCAATCCGGGCTGGTCCCTCGGGAACGCCTTGCAGGCCGCAGGGTCACCGTCATCGGAGTCGGTGCCGTCGGTCGCCAAGTCGCAATGCAACTCGCCTCGATCGGAGTACCAAGGTTGCAGCTGATCGATTTCGACCAGATTGAGCTGACCAACGTCACGACTCAAGGTTACCGGCACGACCAGATCGGCCAGCCGAAGGTGGGGGCAACGGCTTGCGATTTGCGACTTGTGGATCTGTCGATCGATGTCACAGTCGTGAAGGACCGGTTCCGGCCGCGGCAGGACCGCGGCGAAATTGTCATTTCGTGTGTCGATTCGATTTCATCACGGGCCGCCATCTGGCGCTGCGTGAAATCTCGCTGCGACCTGTGGATCGACGGCCGGATGCGTGGCGAGGTTGTCCGAGTGCTCGCGTCGGATGATCCGAAACACGACGAGCACTACGAAACGACGCTGTTCGCGGCAGCGGAGGCCCACACGGGAAGCTGCACCACGGCCAGCACCGTCTACGCCGCCAGTCTTGCGGCATCGTTGATGGTCCATCAGCTGGCACGCTGGCTACGGGGCATTACCGTCGAACGCGACCTGAGCGTCAACCTTCTCGCATCGGAAATGATGCCCACCTAG